ttttttggggtggggggctTGCCCAAAAACCTACGTTTTCtgtcaggctaaacccagcgcaaaccacaatatcttcaaattgggatagggacttAAACATAACCTCGATAGggttgagatggtggattttcggatttgggctttttgcagcatttgtgtataataaatcttgaaaaaatttacgaaaaatgaaaggttttgccctaaaaagcccaactagaaaaatttgagttttagtaaataaccccctatgtgtccaTTGTATGTGATTCTTAGGTGGCACTATGGCAGCAAAGTCTGAAGGTTTGTGGGTAATGGACTGATGTTGCCTGGCATTGTGTTGCTTTTCTAAAATACTGAGAATTGTAATGGGAAATTTCCAATGTCTCTGGGTATATGCTGCGGTTTAAAACCAAAATATAGATAGTCATTGTGGGTAGGAAATATGAGCACAATTAATGCCTTAGCACTGCCATAAGTGGGATAGTTGTGCCCAAGTAGAATTAATTGGTACTAATCCCATAATCAACACATCTCAGCAACTTGTTTGAGGGTGTTGGATAACAAGGCACCTTAAGACCACAGAGCATGGAAGCCAcccacactagtgatgtgcggggcggcccgatacccgcaggttgggcgggtttgggccgacctcgcatgCTTCTTCATGGGTGccggttgagctcttctgctctccccgcccgccaccatCAAATGCCAACTTCAAACTTACGGGTTCGTATTTTATAGACACTgcacctgctcgccccaccccttttgtgacgtcatcggcggggcagcACTGGTCTATCAAAGCAACATGGAAGTGCGGATgcaggcgggttagggtcgggtgcgcgtctgggaaatcccgacccacacatcacacATTCATCCTTGACCTCACCATCTTTGCACTGAAACCTCCCCCCCCCATGGGGCACccccacagtttaggaaccaTTCCAGTAGGGCCTGTCCTTCAAAATGGCAACAGTGGAACTGTTGATATTGCAGCAGGTTATTAGTTAAAATATTCCATATTTACTGCACATACAGTTCAAGTCAGTGGTCTCTGTTTCTTTTTACCTTACAGGCCGGTGGAAGTACTGGACTTTTAATGGATTTGGCAGCAAATGAAAAGGCGGTGCATGCAGATTTCTTTAATGGTGAGATTACAGTTACAAGGCCGGTGTCATATGCAATGGATTTACAACAGAACGACCAAACAATTGTATTATTGCCCTTTCTCCCTTTCTTTCAGACTTTGAAGATCTGTTTGATGATGAGGATATCCAGTAATATCTCCGCTTCAGTGCAAGAAAACTCTGTTTAATGTGAAATGCCTCTTACTGCTTATGTCCCGTCAATGGGGAAATGTTAGATGATTTTGTATTTATAGTTGCCTTGTAAATAAAATATCCTTACTACAAGTTATACCTtgttttgtttgtaaatatatatgtgctAATGCTGTAACTGTCTTACTCGAACAAAGCTAAAACTGTGGTCTTGTATTGGCAATATAATGGAAAGTGGCCTAACACATTTGCACAGGGGAAAATGTGGGATCATTTCTTAGAGAATACAAATTAAAAACTGTTCAGAGAGAGCCCTCGCCTCCCATCTCTCTAATAAAGTGCATGTCTAACACTGACAGTGCTCAATCTGCACTGTACTGACCAACTGCAACACAACAGAGAACTGCCTAGGTTGCAGATGATTAATAGGCTGATCCACCACACCTACAGacagacatttgttttaaaaatgagtttataCTTAAAGTTCCTTTGAGCCCTTGGGAGGGATTTGGTCAGTAGATCTTCATTTGT
The genomic region above belongs to Xenopus laevis strain J_2021 chromosome 5L, Xenopus_laevis_v10.1, whole genome shotgun sequence and contains:
- the cops9.L gene encoding COP9 signalosome complex subunit 9, producing the protein MKPAVDEMFPEGAGPYVDLDEAGGSTGLLMDLAANEKAVHADFFNDFEDLFDDEDIQ